GAGACCGCGGGCCGGTACGTCCACGCGCGCCCGGCGAGGCGGCGTTCCAGGAAGCCCTTCTCGTGCAGCCGTGACAGCAACGTCATGACGGTCGTGTACGCGAGCCCCGCGTCGAGCGCCTCGGCGACCTGGCGCACGCTCAGGAACCGTGCCGGCTCGCGCCAGAGGATCCGCATCGTTGTCGTCTCGCGGGGCCCGAGCCGTCGCGGTGCGCCCTGCACGGCGTCGTCTTCCATGCCGAGAGCGTATGACATCAGGCGCGGATCTGCGAGCGGCACCCGGCCATAACGGGCCTGCGGAGGACCCACGATCCGCCCTTTACTTGGTCGTGACGTGAGGCTACCGTCCGACAGCAGCGAGTACTACAACTGATCGTGCGGGGCGACGGACAATCCCTGACGCACCGCACAAGGGGGCAAGCCCGCGATGTCACCACAATCCTTCCGGCGTCCGCGCTCCATCGTGCTGGCGCTGCTGTCCGTGCTGCTGATGCTGCTGCCCACCGCAGCGGTGGCCCATCCCGAGCTCACCGGCGATCCGGACCACGACGACGATCATCAGCACGACCTCCGGGACGGAAGCCTCGACGAGCGCGACGCGTCGGACCACCTCGAGGATCACGATGCCGCCACGGCCGGGATCATCAGTGAGGGGCCGACGGGTAAGAAGATCAAGGACATGGCCCTCGCCGGGCGCGGCGAGCGGCTGGTCGAGAACGCCACGACCGACGTCTGGGCGCTCGGCAACTACGCCTACATCGGCACGTTCAACGAGCCGTGCGGCACGGGCGAGAACTACGTCGAAGGCGTCGGCGAGGTCGACCTGGTCGACGGCGTCGAAGAGCCCGGCATCGCCATCTTCGACATCCGCAACCCGAACAAGCCCCGCTACGTCGGCAACCTGCCGTCGGTCGAGGGCAGTCGGACCAACGACGTCAAGGTGTACACGGCCAGCGACGGCACCGACATCCTCGTGCACTCCAACGAGGCGTGCGGTGGCGGCAAGGGTGGCTTCGAGATCTACGACGTCAGCGATCCGACGAACCCCGTGCACCTCGCTTCGGTGCAGATCGACGAGCTGAACCCGATCTCCGACTTCCTGTTCGGCGGCATCACCGATGTCGGTGTCCACAACCTCTTCCTGTTCAGCCAGGGCGATCGTGACTACGTCGCCGTGGTGGCAGAGACCGCCTTCGACACGTTCCAGATCTACGAGATCACGGACCCGACCAGCCCGACGCTGGTCACGGCGTGGGGTGCGGAGGAGGTCTTCGACCCAGGAGTCGGTGATCTCACGGATCTGTCCGATCCCGACCAGGTCGACCGGGTACTCGACGCCGCGCTGTGGCTGCTCGACGGCCCCGGCTCGTCACAGAACCGGTTCCTGCACGACCTCACCATCAACGAGGACGGCACGCGCGCGTACCTGTCCAACTGGGACGCCGGCCTGATCCTGCTCGACATCAGTGACCCGGCGAACCCGGTGTTCGTCTCGCAGGCGATCAACCTCGAGGAGGGCTCGCTCGACGGTGAGCTCAACAGCCACGCGGCGTGGCCGAGCGAGGACGGCTCGATCGTCGTCGAGACCGAGGAGGACTTCGATGCGTGGGAGGGTGTTTCCCCACCCCAGAACCTGACCCTGGACGGGACGGACACGCCCGGCGATCCCACGATCCCGGCGACGGCGCTCGCGACGAACGACGGCGACTTCTTCGAGCAGAACCAGACGGGGCTGACCGGGTCCACCGACGGTGACACGGTCGTCGTCGACGGGGGACCGACCTTCGACGCGGTCGAGCTGTCCACGCCGGAGGACTCGCCGTCGTTTGAGGACACCGGCACCGTCAGCGGCGAGTTCGTCTGGATTGGGCGCGCGTGCACCGTGTCCGAGGGCGACGAGCTGCTGAACACCGAGGCCTTCGACGAGGGCGACATCGCCGTCGTGCGTCGCGGTGACTGCGAGTTCGAGGAGAAGGCGAACGCGGCCGCGAGCCTCGGGGCGAGCGCGGTGATCATCGCGAACAACCTCGAGGGCACCCCGTGGGGCGGCGTCCGCATCTGGGACTACTCCGACCCGGAGGACCCCGTGCTGGCATCGACCTTCTACACCGAGTGCTCGGCGGCCAGCGAGCCGATCGAGGGCTGTGACCCGGCAGGCACGTACTCGGTGCACAACGTGCAGGTCGAGTCCAGGGGCAGCAAGACCTACGCGTACATCTCGTGGTACTGGGACGGGATGGTCGTGCTCGACGTGACCGACCCGTACAACCCCGTCGAGGTGGCCCGCTTCTTCGACAACTCCGAGGAGTTCATCGCAGCCAACGGCGGCAACCCCCACGACTTCTGGGGCGTGTACAAGATCGAGAACGAGCCGTGGGTCTTCGGCTCGGACCGCAACGGCGGCCTCTACGTCTTCAAGCTGACGGGCAAGGGGCGGCTGAACTAGCTCGCGGCCGACCATGACGGGGTCACGACCACCAGGTCGTGGCCCCGTTCCGCGCGTGCGCAGATCTGATCGACGTAGCCGGAGCCCGCCGGCGGGAGCGCCCTTGTCAACCGCCCGAATCTCCGACGCACCTCCACGTTCCACCCGCCACGAAGGAGGCAACACCATGTGGAGAACAGGTCGATGGTCAATCCTATTGGCACTGCTGATCCTCATGCTCGCTGCGCTGCCGGCTGCCGCCGACCACGGCGACCGGCCGCACACGAACAACATCCACGCTCAGGGGCACAGCGCGAACCCTGCGAGCTTCTTCAACGTGACCCCTGAAACGCCGTTCGAGATCAACTCGGACATCGCGTTCTGGGGCAACTACGCGTTCCACGGCAACTACGACGGCTTCCGGATCATCGACATCAAGGCTCCGGGCAACCCCAAGGAGATCGTCCACCAGCGCTGCGAGGGCAACCAGGGTGACATCGTCGTATGGGAAGACATCCTGGTGCGGTCGTGGAACTCGCCTGCCCCGGCGGGCGTCGAGTGCGACGGTCAGCCGGTGCCGGAGGGCTTCGAGGGGCTGCACGTCTTCGACATCAGCGACCTGACCGACCCGGTGCTCGTCGCATCGATCGAGACGGAGTGCGGTTCACACACCGCGACAGGTGTGCCCGATCCCGACAATGACCGCCTGCTGATCTACAACAATGGCTCGGGCTCCGACTGTCCGTGGATGGAAATCGTCGAGGTTCCGTTCGACGACCCGGATGAGGCTGCGATCATTGGACAGATCGACCTCGTGGACGCCACGCGCTGCCACGACGCCGCCGTCATCCTTGGCGACGTGAACCTGCTCGGCTGCGCGAGCGGAGATGCGGCGAACGTCTTCGACATCGGCGACAACCAGTTCCCCGGTGGCAGTCTGACCGAGCCCGTCTTCCTCTACAACATCATGGAGTCGGACGACCAGGGCAACCAGGTCGGTGTCGGCGGCAACTGGCACTCAGCCGCGTTCACGTGGGACGGTGAGGTGCTCGTCCTCGGCTGGGAGCCGGGTGGCGGAGCGGCCGGTGAGTGTGAGGCCGACGATCCCGACATCAAGAAGAGCCTGTTCTTCTACGACGCGCAGACGGGCGAGAAGTTGGGCCAATGGGTCCTTCCCCGACCGCAGGAAGAGGTGGAGAACTGCACCATCCACAACTACAACATCGTGCCGACCCGTGACGGCAGCTACATCGCCGTGATGGGTAACTACCAGGCCGGCACGTGGGTGGTGGACTTCACCGATCCGGCGAACGCCGAGACGATCGCGTGGTCGGACCCGCTGCCGTTGGACCCTGAAGATCTCGGCGGTGCCTGGTCTTCGTACTGGTACAACGGCCGCATCTACGAGAGCAGCATCACTGAGGGCCTGAACGTCTTCCGCGTGAGCGACAGGGCACTGGCGAAAGCGATCAAGCTCGACCATCTGAACCCGCAGACGCAGGAGTTCTCGCTGCCATAGCGCATGCGATCGGACTGCTGATCGTCGTCGAGCGCCCCCGTCCGCGGCGGATGGGGGCGTTCCGCCGTCGGCGATCACGTCCATGAAGTCTCCTGCGTCCGGGCCGCCGGTGCAACCACTCGCACTCGAGTTGTTGCTGTAGACGATCAGGTCACCGTCATCGACGCCAGCGACGTCGCCGTGTGCGACCCGCAGGGCAGTTCGAGGGCGCCGAGCAACTCGGGATCCACCGGGTCTGAAATGTCCCAGACGTGGACGCCCTCGAAGCCGGCCGGGACCATGGTGTCACCACACTCGCGGGGCTCGGCGCGCTTGGTGTTCCACGACCGCACGAGGATGTCCTCGTAGACGACGATGTCGCCCTGGTCGCCGTTGCACTTCGGGTGCGAGATGAGCTTCGGGTTCCCCGGCGAGGAGACGTCGATGACCCGGAAGCCGTTGTAGTTGCCCTGGCATGCCAATTTGCCCTGGAAGGCGAGGTCGGAGCTGATGACCCGCTCGCCGTCGGGCACCGCGAAGGTCGCTGGCTGTGGACTGTGGCCGAGCGCGTGGATGTTCTTCGTGCTCGGGAATGTGTCGTGTTCCGCAGCGGCTGGTACCGCCGCGCCCAGTAATGAGACGACCGCGAGCAATACGGCCCATTTCGTGTGCAATCGCTTGATCTACGCTCCTCTTCGGATCACGCGGGACGGCCGTGGATCACGGTCGTGCGTGGGAGGATCCCGTCCGGGCCCGAGCCCGGCGTGCCGTACACCGGGCCCGGGTCGGATCGGATCGGATCGGCTCGCTGAAGCGCACCGCCGCCATCTGGCGGTTGCGCTATGGGATCGTCGCTTCGATCGTCTGCGGGTTCATGTGCCCGATCCCGAACCGCTTGCCGCGGCCCACGGTCGCCTCGAAGACCTGGAAGCCGCGAGAGATGTCCTGGCCGTAGGTGGTCACGGGGTCACCCGGCTTCGGATTCTGCTCGTACCAGTAGTGCGACCAGTTGTTCGAGTCACCCTCACCGCCGGCTGGACCATGATCGAAGTACGCGATCTCGCGAGGGTTGCGCACGGACGTGAAGTCGACGATGTCGACGCCGCCTGCGTACCAGGCGTTGACCGACAGGTACCGACCGGGCGTGGGGATGAAGTTGCCCTGGTGCATCGAGCAGTACGAGCCCGCGCCCTCCCGCGGGATCATGAACGTGCTCATCCGCTGACCGTCGGAGACCCGCACGAAGTGGGTTCGGCCGGTGTCGCTGTTCGGCTCGGTCGCGTCGAACCCGATGGCGGTCGTCGGCGGACAGCCGCTGCCGAACGACTCGTCGTCGCCCTGCACGTACCTGCCGTCCCACGTGAACCTGGCGGTGTGCCAGAAGTCAACCGCGATCTCGGTGTCGTCGGGGTCGCCGGTGGCGCCATTCGTGTCGACGGAATCGTCGAAGACCCAGACCGGGTTCGCCGTGTCCGGGAGCCCATCGGCACCTATGCGCCAGACCTGCATCTGCTCCGCACAGGCACCCGCTGCAAGGCCGACGCCCAGGTGCACGCCGATGTCGTGGCACGCGCGGAGGGGGTCGAAGACGTCGAGACCGTGCTCTGCAGGGTCGAAGACATTGTCAGGATCGCCCGGATAGGTCAGCGGCGGCTCGGCGATCTCCTGCGCGGTCA
The sequence above is a segment of the Euzebyales bacterium genome. Coding sequences within it:
- a CDS encoding BlaI/MecI/CopY family transcriptional regulator — translated: MEDDAVQGAPRRLGPRETTTMRILWREPARFLSVRQVAEALDAGLAYTTVMTLLSRLHEKGFLERRLAGRAWTYRPAVSEGVHAARTMSAALHDSDDHADVLFHFVEQLTADEVRELRRRLEDDERR
- a CDS encoding PA domain-containing protein, whose protein sequence is MSPQSFRRPRSIVLALLSVLLMLLPTAAVAHPELTGDPDHDDDHQHDLRDGSLDERDASDHLEDHDAATAGIISEGPTGKKIKDMALAGRGERLVENATTDVWALGNYAYIGTFNEPCGTGENYVEGVGEVDLVDGVEEPGIAIFDIRNPNKPRYVGNLPSVEGSRTNDVKVYTASDGTDILVHSNEACGGGKGGFEIYDVSDPTNPVHLASVQIDELNPISDFLFGGITDVGVHNLFLFSQGDRDYVAVVAETAFDTFQIYEITDPTSPTLVTAWGAEEVFDPGVGDLTDLSDPDQVDRVLDAALWLLDGPGSSQNRFLHDLTINEDGTRAYLSNWDAGLILLDISDPANPVFVSQAINLEEGSLDGELNSHAAWPSEDGSIVVETEEDFDAWEGVSPPQNLTLDGTDTPGDPTIPATALATNDGDFFEQNQTGLTGSTDGDTVVVDGGPTFDAVELSTPEDSPSFEDTGTVSGEFVWIGRACTVSEGDELLNTEAFDEGDIAVVRRGDCEFEEKANAAASLGASAVIIANNLEGTPWGGVRIWDYSDPEDPVLASTFYTECSAASEPIEGCDPAGTYSVHNVQVESRGSKTYAYISWYWDGMVVLDVTDPYNPVEVARFFDNSEEFIAANGGNPHDFWGVYKIENEPWVFGSDRNGGLYVFKLTGKGRLN